The following coding sequences lie in one Nerophis lumbriciformis linkage group LG02, RoL_Nlum_v2.1, whole genome shotgun sequence genomic window:
- the LOC133609259 gene encoding gonadotropin subunit beta-2-like, whose amino-acid sequence MAPKMLTLVLTLYAFWWIGAPDASCLEITRYPLCQPVVKKLSLEKDGCKSCHIVETTICEGHCFTKYPIFMDSFWRYGPQSVCLYQEVRYEKFQLSNCLPGVDPEVKYPVAIGCKCGAVPIETTYFTMGENKPDQCRDDLYTQNMID is encoded by the exons ATGGCACCAAAGATGCTGACTTTGGTTTTGACCCTGTATGCATTTTGGTGGATCGGCGCCCCAG ATGCATCATGTTTAGAAATCACCAGGTATCCATTGTGTCAACCGGTGGTTAAAAAGCTATCCTTGGAGAAAGACGGATGCAAGTCATGTCACATCGTTGAGACAACCATCTGTGAGGGTCATTGTTTCACCAAG TACCCAATTTTCATGGATTCCTTCTGGCGCTATGGCCCCCAAAGTGTATGCTTGTACCAGGAGGTGCGTTACGAAAAGTTCCAGCTGTCCAACTGTCTTCCAGGTGTGGACCCAGAGGTCAAGTACCCCGTGGCAATCGGATGCAAATGTGGTGCCGTCCCGATCGAAACGACCTACTTCACCATGGGAGAAAACAAACCTGACCAGTGTCGTGATGACCTTTACACCCAAAACATGATTGACTAA